One genomic segment of Gottschalkia acidurici 9a includes these proteins:
- a CDS encoding ABC transporter permease, with protein sequence MSNKEISKEQQKFLKNYKTRKRAIFLTQILILVVFLALWELAARLKWVDTFLTSSPYEIYKLFISFLSDGTLFKHIGISVMETVIGFLIGTILGIIIAIILWWSDFLAIVLDPYLVILNSLPKTALAPIIIIWVGAGYAGIIVTAVTLSIVITIMNIYTSFKEVDENSIKMLETFGATKFQILRKLVLPASVPSIISTIKVNIGLAWVGVIVGEFLVSRAGIGYLIVYGGQVFKLDLVMMSVIILAVLAAIMYKGIAIVEKKFIKWRQ encoded by the coding sequence ATGTCGAATAAAGAAATTAGCAAGGAACAACAAAAATTCTTAAAGAACTATAAGACTAGAAAAAGAGCCATTTTTTTAACTCAAATTTTAATCTTAGTAGTATTTTTAGCCTTATGGGAATTAGCTGCTAGATTAAAATGGGTAGACACATTTCTTACTAGTTCCCCTTATGAAATCTATAAACTATTTATATCGTTCCTTAGCGATGGTACCTTGTTTAAACATATAGGTATATCCGTTATGGAAACTGTAATAGGTTTCTTAATTGGAACTATTCTTGGGATTATAATAGCTATAATATTATGGTGGTCAGATTTCTTAGCTATTGTGCTTGATCCTTATTTAGTAATTTTAAATAGTTTACCTAAAACTGCATTAGCTCCTATTATTATAATATGGGTAGGTGCTGGTTATGCAGGTATTATAGTAACTGCTGTTACATTATCAATCGTTATAACGATCATGAATATATATACTAGCTTTAAAGAAGTGGATGAGAATAGTATAAAAATGCTTGAAACATTTGGAGCAACTAAATTTCAAATACTAAGAAAATTAGTGTTACCTGCCAGTGTTCCTTCTATAATAAGTACTATAAAAGTAAATATCGGTCTTGCTTGGGTTGGAGTTATAGTTGGTGAATTCTTAGTTTCTCGTGCCGGTATAGGATATTTAATAGTTTATGGCGGTCAAGTATTTAAGCTAGACTTAGTTATGATGAGTGTTATTATATTAGCAGTTCTTGCTGCTATTATGTATAAAGGAATAGCTATAGTAGAAAAGAAATTTATAAAGTGGAGACAATAA
- a CDS encoding ABC transporter ATP-binding protein yields MGGKKIVELKNIGMTYHTLDGETLAINNISLDIFSGEIVTMVGPSGCGKSTLFSIIAGLLKPTSGNVLVNGKKVTGPNKDIGYMFQRDYLFEWRTILDNVLIGLEIQNKLTDENIAFAEKLLETYGLSEFKHHYPRQLSGGMRQRVALIRTLATKPDILLLDEPFSALDYHTRLGIADEISSILKNENKTAFMITHDIAEAISMGDRVVILTKRPASIKEIIDIDLTCNNGVNTPLKCREAPEFRLYFNKIWKELDVHVE; encoded by the coding sequence ATGGGAGGTAAGAAAATTGTTGAGCTCAAAAATATAGGTATGACTTATCATACTTTAGATGGCGAAACTTTGGCTATTAATAATATTTCTTTAGATATTTTTAGTGGGGAAATTGTCACAATGGTTGGACCTAGTGGATGTGGTAAATCCACTTTATTCTCAATAATAGCAGGTTTATTAAAACCTACTAGTGGAAACGTTTTAGTCAATGGCAAGAAAGTTACTGGACCTAATAAAGACATAGGCTATATGTTCCAACGTGATTATCTTTTTGAGTGGAGAACTATACTAGATAATGTACTTATCGGTCTTGAAATACAGAATAAATTAACCGATGAAAATATAGCTTTTGCAGAAAAATTGCTAGAGACTTATGGACTTTCAGAATTTAAGCATCACTATCCTAGACAATTATCTGGTGGAATGAGGCAACGTGTAGCTCTTATAAGAACGCTAGCAACAAAACCTGATATTTTGCTTTTAGATGAACCTTTTTCTGCACTTGACTACCATACTAGATTAGGTATTGCTGATGAAATATCATCCATATTAAAGAATGAAAATAAAACTGCTTTTATGATAACTCATGATATTGCAGAAGCAATTTCTATGGGTGACAGAGTAGTTATATTAACTAAGCGACCTGCTAGTATAAAAGAAATAATAGATATAGACTTGACTTGCAATAATGGTGTAAATACTCCTCTTAAGTGTAGAGAAGCTCCTGAATTTAGACTTTATTTCAACAAAATATGGAAGGAGCTGGATGTTCATGTCGAATAA
- a CDS encoding clostripain-related cysteine peptidase, which produces MKEASNSINNILKKLKDKKEWTVLVYGNGNNELEPEIYEVFSKINDEVVNESIRVITQLARAPQSLVKLLRPTLLRSNLDSWHGVKRYETTLEGTTIVEDLGNRNMADPYTLYEFITWGITNYPSNNVMLILSGHGAGFAGMMTDLANDHPFIMSMNGICSAIYNSKQKTNKNIDCILLDACYMNMIEIWYELALISNSPVDYILVPSKNVPIEGLPYHLVIRYLQEECNNKKKY; this is translated from the coding sequence ATGAAAGAAGCATCTAATTCTATCAATAATATATTAAAGAAATTAAAAGACAAGAAAGAGTGGACAGTATTAGTCTATGGTAATGGAAACAATGAATTAGAGCCAGAAATTTATGAAGTATTTTCTAAAATTAATGATGAAGTGGTAAATGAAAGTATTAGAGTCATTACCCAACTAGCCAGAGCACCACAAAGTCTGGTAAAGCTACTAAGACCTACTTTATTAAGAAGTAATCTAGATAGCTGGCATGGTGTGAAAAGGTATGAAACTACATTAGAAGGTACTACGATAGTAGAGGATTTAGGAAACAGAAATATGGCAGATCCTTATACTTTATATGAATTTATAACGTGGGGTATTACCAACTATCCATCTAATAATGTAATGCTTATATTATCAGGTCATGGTGCAGGATTTGCTGGTATGATGACTGATTTAGCTAATGATCATCCATTTATAATGTCTATGAATGGTATATGTAGTGCTATTTACAATAGTAAGCAAAAGACTAATAAGAATATAGATTGCATACTGTTAGATGCATGCTATATGAATATGATAGAAATATGGTATGAACTTGCATTAATCTCCAATAGTCCTGTCGACTATATTTTAGTGCCATCTAAAAATGTGCCAATTGAGGGATTACCATATCATTTAGTAATTAGATATCTACAAGAAGAATGTAACAATAAAAAGAAATATTAG
- the truA gene encoding tRNA pseudouridine(38-40) synthase TruA, with amino-acid sequence MRNIKLTIKYDGSRYKGWQRQENTDMTVQEKIENVLKRITNENIEIIGSGRTDAGVHAIGQVANFKTESDMSLKEIKKYFSIYLPDDIVIDRVEEVEERFHSRYNAISKKYLYKIWNGDNLDPFSRKYSVHIEQSLNLEKMRKGAGYLIGEHDFTSFTTDKSKKKSKVRTIYSIDITKNDKSVEILFHGNGFLYNMVRIIVATLIDVGLEKSKPENVLKILEGKNRALAGDTAVAKGLYLLEVEYKNSKNE; translated from the coding sequence TTGAGAAATATAAAATTAACTATAAAATATGATGGATCTAGATACAAAGGATGGCAAAGGCAAGAAAATACTGATATGACAGTGCAGGAAAAAATAGAGAACGTACTTAAAAGAATTACAAACGAAAACATAGAAATAATAGGATCAGGAAGAACTGATGCAGGTGTTCATGCTATAGGACAAGTAGCAAATTTTAAAACTGAAAGTGATATGTCTTTAAAAGAGATTAAAAAGTATTTTAGTATATATCTACCTGATGACATAGTAATTGATAGAGTGGAAGAGGTAGAGGAAAGATTTCACTCAAGATATAATGCTATATCTAAAAAGTACTTATATAAAATATGGAATGGGGACAACTTAGACCCTTTTTCAAGAAAATATTCAGTTCATATAGAACAATCATTAAACTTAGAAAAGATGAGAAAAGGTGCTGGCTATTTAATAGGAGAACATGATTTCACAAGCTTTACGACAGATAAGTCTAAGAAGAAATCTAAAGTAAGAACCATATACTCTATAGATATAACTAAAAATGATAAATCAGTGGAAATCTTGTTTCATGGAAATGGATTTTTATATAACATGGTAAGAATAATAGTAGCAACACTCATAGATGTGGGACTAGAGAAGTCAAAGCCTGAGAATGTATTAAAAATATTAGAAGGAAAAAATAGAGCATTAGCAGGAGATACAGCCGTAGCAAAAGGATTATATCTACTGGAAGTAGAATATAAAAATTCTAAAAATGAATAA
- a CDS encoding FMN-binding glutamate synthase family protein — protein MLSSLLLRILDPVADDITRTLLTEDYANNPYVLVTAAQKLTMKALIETTMRAETGKVLGLPYGSNINLSPWEKILLNPRQLFELPTESLKDINMNVTIGKNAKKPLNLDIPIMVTGMSYGGSLSLKMKMAIAKGTAMAGTSTNTGESAVSQEVRKSAKYLIGQYNRGGLMTSDEMLSQLDAIEVQLGQGAWGGAVESTKYSDKIDEHLRGVWNLKEGEDSTIYSRMPQPPVNSTQDIIKLVNKLKQDYDVPIGIKIAGTDFIENELTVISNTNADFIVIDGSEGGTAVAPPTLADNVGLPTLHTLSRTITWLEKHNLKDKFDVIVAGGLATPGHFLKALALGANAVYIGSTAVFAVVQAQSTKVTPESPPTQLALHDGKYADKLDVDLGANHLKNFLNSCVEEMKLALQATGKRHVNELTKEDLVTVDKDVAEFLQIRYAGTAR, from the coding sequence ATGTTAAGTTCATTATTACTAAGAATATTAGATCCTGTAGCAGATGATATTACAAGAACGTTACTAACAGAGGATTATGCTAATAATCCATATGTATTAGTAACAGCTGCCCAAAAACTTACCATGAAAGCATTAATAGAAACCACTATGAGAGCAGAGACGGGTAAAGTACTAGGGTTACCTTATGGAAGCAATATAAATCTTTCACCATGGGAGAAAATCTTATTAAATCCCAGACAATTATTTGAACTTCCAACTGAAAGCTTAAAAGATATAAATATGAATGTAACTATTGGTAAAAATGCTAAAAAACCATTGAATCTAGATATACCTATAATGGTAACAGGTATGTCTTATGGGGGTTCACTGAGTCTTAAAATGAAGATGGCTATAGCAAAGGGTACAGCTATGGCAGGTACGTCTACTAACACGGGCGAATCAGCAGTTTCACAAGAAGTTAGAAAAAGTGCAAAGTATTTGATAGGACAATATAATCGTGGTGGACTTATGACAAGTGATGAAATGTTAAGTCAACTGGATGCTATAGAAGTACAATTAGGTCAAGGTGCATGGGGTGGAGCAGTAGAGTCAACTAAATACTCAGATAAGATAGATGAACACCTAAGAGGAGTATGGAACTTAAAAGAGGGCGAAGATAGCACTATATACTCTAGAATGCCACAACCACCAGTAAACTCAACCCAAGACATAATAAAGTTAGTCAATAAGTTAAAACAAGACTATGACGTACCAATAGGAATAAAGATAGCTGGAACAGATTTCATAGAAAATGAATTAACAGTTATATCTAATACTAATGCTGACTTTATAGTAATAGATGGTTCTGAAGGTGGAACAGCAGTAGCTCCACCAACACTTGCAGATAATGTGGGATTGCCAACATTACATACACTTAGCAGAACTATAACTTGGCTTGAGAAACATAATCTAAAGGATAAGTTTGATGTAATAGTAGCGGGTGGATTAGCTACACCTGGACATTTCCTTAAAGCATTAGCATTAGGAGCAAATGCAGTATATATAGGCTCTACAGCAGTATTTGCAGTAGTTCAAGCTCAATCTACAAAGGTTACACCAGAGTCACCACCTACACAATTAGCCTTACATGATGGAAAATATGCGGATAAATTAGATGTAGATTTAGGAGCAAATCATCTTAAGAATTTTTTAAATTCATGTGTAGAGGAAATGAAGCTAGCACTACAAGCTACAGGAAAAAGACATGTAAATGAACTAACTAAAGAAGATCTAGTTACTGTAGATAAAGATGTAGCGGAATTTTTACAAATAAGATATGCAGGAACTGCAAGATAA
- the nagB gene encoding glucosamine-6-phosphate deaminase gives MKIYIVKSYEELSKKSANIVASQVILKPNSVLGLATGSTPEGLYKELIKLYNKEVVDFKDVNTFNLDEYYGIHRHNPQSYYYYMRNNLLDHINIEKNNINIPHGLAEDVEAHCMEYEESIKKLGGIDLQILGIGRNGHVGFNEPGDDFKAKTHLVELQEETIKDNSRFFEKPEEVPTKAISMGIKTIMSARKILLIANGEGKAKAIYDTIKGPITPKVPASILQLHKDVTVIIDEAAGKLL, from the coding sequence ATGAAAATTTATATAGTAAAAAGCTATGAAGAGTTAAGTAAAAAGTCAGCTAATATAGTTGCAAGTCAAGTAATATTAAAGCCTAACAGTGTATTAGGATTAGCTACAGGAAGTACACCAGAAGGACTATATAAAGAACTTATAAAGCTTTATAACAAAGAAGTTGTGGACTTTAAAGATGTGAATACATTTAATTTAGATGAATACTACGGTATACATAGACACAATCCTCAAAGTTACTATTACTATATGAGAAATAATCTTCTAGATCATATTAATATAGAGAAAAATAATATAAATATACCTCATGGATTAGCTGAGGATGTAGAGGCTCACTGCATGGAATATGAAGAGTCTATTAAAAAATTAGGGGGAATAGACCTACAAATACTTGGTATAGGAAGAAATGGACATGTAGGATTCAATGAACCTGGAGATGACTTTAAAGCAAAAACACACTTAGTGGAACTACAAGAAGAAACAATAAAAGATAATTCAAGATTCTTTGAAAAACCAGAAGAGGTTCCAACTAAAGCTATAAGTATGGGAATAAAAACTATAATGAGTGCACGAAAAATACTTTTAATAGCTAATGGAGAAGGAAAAGCAAAAGCTATTTATGACACTATTAAAGGACCTATAACTCCTAAAGTTCCAGCATCAATATTACAGCTTCATAAAGATGTAACTGTAATAATAGATGAAGCAGCAGGAAAACTATTATAA
- a CDS encoding DedA family protein, with protein sequence MLDMMNLIFSKELLELLGSMFLEGSSLPFPGIIVVLAFGHVLQPTFKYSIFIAFLMSITYTLASFIPYFIGRKLGVGILSIFDRRVKVKAAIEKCKGLVNKYGTITIAMSRPFGWGNQISYIAGISKINPIIYGIFTFCGIYPWSLIMINLGRIYKGDKSIVFNILKNTRYIYMQL encoded by the coding sequence ATGCTTGATATGATGAATTTAATTTTTTCAAAAGAATTATTAGAATTATTAGGGTCAATGTTTTTAGAAGGAAGTTCCTTACCCTTTCCTGGAATTATTGTTGTATTAGCTTTTGGTCATGTTTTGCAACCTACTTTTAAGTATTCTATTTTTATAGCCTTTCTAATGTCAATAACATATACATTAGCAAGCTTTATACCATACTTTATAGGAAGAAAACTAGGAGTAGGTATTCTTTCTATATTTGATAGAAGGGTTAAAGTAAAGGCTGCTATAGAAAAGTGTAAAGGTTTAGTGAATAAATATGGCACGATAACCATAGCTATGTCTAGACCCTTTGGATGGGGAAATCAAATATCTTATATAGCCGGAATTAGCAAAATAAATCCTATAATATACGGTATATTTACGTTTTGCGGTATATATCCTTGGTCACTTATTATGATTAACTTAGGAAGAATATATAAAGGTGATAAAAGTATAGTGTTCAATATTTTAAAAAATACTCGATATATTTATATGCAGTTGTAG
- a CDS encoding YciI family protein, producing the protein MILYVTILETIDAEKDNEVLEEHIAFLNQKLEEGTLVAKGPFTDHTGGLMIYKANSIDEARKIIETDPAVRDNTRKISLLKEWKSTLEV; encoded by the coding sequence ATGATATTATACGTTACTATTTTAGAAACTATAGATGCAGAAAAAGACAATGAAGTATTAGAAGAACATATAGCTTTCTTAAATCAAAAATTAGAAGAAGGAACTTTAGTAGCAAAAGGACCTTTCACAGACCATACAGGTGGGCTTATGATTTACAAAGCTAACTCTATCGATGAAGCAAGAAAGATCATAGAAACTGATCCAGCTGTAAGAGATAATACAAGAAAAATATCACTACTTAAAGAATGGAAAAGTACACTAGAAGTTTAA
- a CDS encoding AzlC family ABC transporter permease — translation MNNKFLDGFKKSTPIIMGYFPVSFTYGIMASNGGLDPLIALTIALTNFTSAGQFIGTNVIISNGTFLEVGIATFVVNIRYALMSLSLSQRIVKMPLYKKMIMSFGITDEIFAVAALEKEKVSFSYMMGLTLMPYLSWAIGTITGAYFSTLLPEKLQNAMGIALYGMFLALVVPEARKSKKVLSVVVVSIAISIAFRYISFLKVISGGWVIIIATIIASTFGAIILPQEDGNE, via the coding sequence TTGAACAACAAATTTTTAGATGGGTTTAAGAAGTCCACTCCTATAATAATGGGATACTTTCCAGTATCATTTACATATGGAATAATGGCTTCAAATGGAGGGTTAGATCCACTAATAGCATTAACAATAGCATTAACAAACTTTACGTCAGCAGGACAGTTTATAGGAACCAATGTTATTATTTCAAATGGAACTTTTTTAGAAGTAGGAATAGCAACATTTGTGGTAAATATAAGATATGCACTTATGTCATTATCTCTTTCACAGAGAATAGTAAAGATGCCACTTTATAAAAAAATGATAATGTCTTTTGGAATAACAGATGAGATATTTGCTGTTGCAGCACTTGAAAAAGAAAAAGTAAGCTTTTCATATATGATGGGGTTAACACTCATGCCGTACTTATCTTGGGCTATTGGAACTATTACAGGAGCATACTTTTCAACTCTTTTACCAGAGAAACTTCAAAATGCCATGGGTATAGCATTATATGGTATGTTTTTAGCTTTAGTAGTGCCAGAGGCTAGAAAAAGTAAAAAGGTATTAAGTGTAGTTGTTGTATCTATAGCAATAAGTATAGCATTTAGATATATATCATTCTTAAAAGTTATTTCTGGGGGCTGGGTAATTATAATTGCTACGATAATAGCTTCTACATTCGGTGCAATAATTTTACCACAGGAGGATGGAAATGAATAG
- a CDS encoding AzlD domain-containing protein: MNRTFTYILIMAIVTYIPRVLPIALMTREIKSKFIKSFLYYIPFAVLASMTFPAIIYSTGNIYTGIIGTIVGIILAYFNKSLIQVAIISVVAVYISSFLN; this comes from the coding sequence ATGAATAGAACTTTCACATATATACTTATTATGGCTATAGTTACATATATACCTAGAGTGCTTCCAATAGCTCTTATGACAAGAGAAATTAAGTCCAAGTTTATAAAATCATTTTTATATTATATTCCTTTTGCAGTATTAGCATCTATGACTTTTCCAGCTATAATTTATTCAACAGGAAACATATATACAGGAATAATAGGAACTATAGTAGGAATCATATTAGCATATTTTAATAAAAGCCTTATACAGGTAGCAATCATCAGTGTAGTTGCAGTTTATATATCAAGCTTTTTAAATTAA
- a CDS encoding uracil-xanthine permease family protein gives MSKNTSVFDVDGKPSIGTSLPLAIQHLLAMIIGNITPCIVVANLNLPDMGGPLSGADTTLLIQSGLLIAGLATLIQLYPVWKFGARLPMIMGVSFGYIPTLISIGSAYGIAAMFGAQLVGGITAILVGMFIKPLRKYFPPVVAGTVVLTIGLSLYTVALGYVGGGNPSKGNLALIEQIQTEVKDSTLTDELKTNIMKNSFIKSDVKELVSESKEMTPEIQDKLEGSVPYLQKTSFGSVQNWILAAVTLLVVLVCNQFGKGYFKLANILIGILAGYAVALAMGMVSFETVTNASRIALPKFRPFGMAFPIPAVISMVIIYIVNSIQAVGDFTGTTMGGMGRQVTDDELSGGIMGSGLSSAVSSFFGGLPIATYSQNVGIVATTKVVSRFVFAVAAIFMLVAGLIPKFGGLMTTIPQAVLGGATITVFGSITMTGIKVIIEDELSLRNTTIVGLAIAIGMGISLVPESLSQFPDWVKIVFGGSAVTIATIIAFVLNIVLPQKSLADEQAERDALEASKKSAK, from the coding sequence ATGAGTAAAAACACATCAGTATTTGATGTAGATGGAAAACCGTCTATAGGCACGTCGTTGCCACTAGCAATTCAGCACTTATTAGCTATGATTATAGGTAACATTACTCCATGTATCGTAGTAGCTAACCTTAATCTACCAGACATGGGAGGACCATTAAGCGGAGCAGATACTACTTTACTTATTCAAAGTGGTCTGCTTATAGCAGGATTAGCAACATTAATTCAATTATATCCAGTTTGGAAATTTGGGGCTAGACTTCCTATGATAATGGGTGTAAGTTTTGGATATATTCCTACACTAATTTCTATAGGTAGCGCATACGGAATAGCAGCAATGTTTGGAGCACAACTTGTAGGTGGTATAACAGCTATACTAGTTGGTATGTTCATAAAACCACTTAGAAAGTATTTCCCACCAGTTGTTGCAGGAACAGTTGTTTTAACTATAGGTCTATCATTATATACAGTAGCTTTAGGCTATGTAGGTGGAGGAAACCCATCAAAAGGAAACTTAGCTTTAATAGAACAAATTCAAACTGAAGTTAAAGATAGTACTTTAACAGATGAGCTTAAAACAAATATTATGAAAAACAGTTTTATAAAATCGGATGTTAAAGAATTAGTTTCAGAAAGTAAAGAAATGACTCCAGAAATTCAAGATAAATTAGAAGGATCAGTACCTTACCTTCAAAAAACATCATTCGGTTCAGTACAAAACTGGATATTAGCAGCAGTAACTCTTTTAGTAGTTCTTGTATGTAACCAATTTGGTAAAGGATACTTTAAGCTTGCTAATATACTTATAGGTATACTAGCAGGATATGCAGTAGCTTTAGCAATGGGTATGGTAAGTTTTGAAACAGTTACAAATGCAAGTCGGATAGCTTTACCTAAATTCAGACCATTCGGTATGGCTTTTCCAATACCAGCTGTAATTTCAATGGTTATTATATATATAGTTAACTCAATCCAAGCAGTTGGAGACTTCACAGGAACAACTATGGGAGGTATGGGTAGACAGGTTACTGATGATGAATTATCAGGTGGTATAATGGGAAGTGGACTATCAAGTGCTGTTTCATCATTCTTTGGAGGACTTCCAATAGCAACTTATAGTCAAAACGTTGGTATAGTTGCAACTACTAAAGTTGTAAGTAGATTTGTATTTGCAGTAGCAGCTATATTCATGTTAGTAGCAGGACTTATACCTAAATTTGGTGGTCTTATGACTACTATACCTCAAGCAGTACTTGGAGGAGCTACAATAACAGTATTTGGTTCAATCACTATGACAGGTATAAAAGTTATAATAGAAGATGAACTTTCGTTAAGAAATACTACTATAGTAGGTCTAGCAATAGCAATAGGAATGGGTATTTCATTAGTCCCTGAATCACTATCACAGTTCCCAGACTGGGTTAAAATCGTATTTGGTGGTTCTGCAGTTACTATAGCAACTATTATAGCATTCGTTTTAAATATAGTATTACCTCAAAAATCATTAGCAGATGAGCAAGCAGAGCGTGATGCATTAGAAGCAAGTAAAAAATCAGCAAAATAA
- a CDS encoding metallophosphoesterase family protein, whose protein sequence is MQKIKVIHTGDIHLGLEFKNTNFDPNFSRQRRLEIWNTFEKILDRCDEKEIDLLLIAGDLFEEDYFTIGDIKRIESRFRTLKMTKVVIVTGNHDPINKGSLYNLVEWPNNVYIIKENSYTKIELEDINITVWGLSWDKKEEKRNLLEDIHIDNTENINILLAHGDIYNKNSNYMPIDLYNIKKVKFNYVALGHIHKHEFIDDKIAYCGSPEALDFGETGSHGIIEGEISTRETRMTFVPFSERQFVQKEITLNENMNYQDIINSIVYSESEEERFKNLYKLNISGVIDKDLSINEDVINEIKSMFTHIEIIDNTVPDYDIETIYKENENNIIGYFIREMKGKDLENKVIRRALYLGLESLLSEKVKL, encoded by the coding sequence ATGCAGAAGATAAAAGTGATTCATACGGGGGATATACACTTAGGGCTAGAATTTAAGAATACGAATTTTGACCCTAATTTTTCAAGACAAAGAAGACTAGAAATATGGAATACGTTTGAAAAGATACTAGATAGATGTGATGAAAAAGAAATAGACTTATTACTTATAGCTGGTGATTTATTTGAAGAAGATTACTTTACAATTGGGGATATAAAAAGGATAGAGAGCAGATTTAGAACATTAAAGATGACTAAAGTAGTAATAGTTACTGGAAATCATGACCCTATAAATAAAGGTTCGTTATATAACTTAGTAGAATGGCCTAACAATGTATATATAATAAAAGAGAATTCTTATACAAAAATAGAATTAGAAGACATAAATATCACAGTATGGGGATTAAGTTGGGATAAAAAAGAAGAAAAAAGAAATTTATTAGAAGATATCCACATAGATAATACTGAAAATATAAATATACTATTAGCCCATGGAGATATATATAATAAAAATTCAAACTATATGCCTATAGATTTATATAATATTAAAAAAGTTAAATTCAACTATGTGGCATTGGGACATATACATAAGCATGAATTTATAGACGACAAAATTGCTTATTGTGGAAGTCCAGAAGCTTTAGACTTTGGAGAAACTGGTAGTCATGGCATAATTGAAGGCGAAATAAGTACAAGAGAAACTAGAATGACTTTCGTTCCTTTTAGTGAAAGACAATTTGTACAAAAAGAAATTACTTTAAATGAAAATATGAACTATCAGGATATTATAAACAGTATAGTATATAGCGAATCAGAAGAAGAAAGATTTAAAAACTTATATAAACTAAATATAAGTGGAGTTATAGATAAAGACTTGTCTATAAATGAAGATGTAATAAATGAAATAAAGAGTATGTTCACACATATAGAAATAATAGATAATACTGTACCAGACTATGATATAGAAACGATATATAAAGAAAATGAAAATAACATAATAGGATACTTTATAAGAGAGATGAAAGGAAAAGATCTAGAAAATAAGGTGATAAGAAGGGCACTATACTTAGGATTAGAATCACTATTAAGTGAGAAGGTGAAGCTATGA